In Falco biarmicus isolate bFalBia1 chromosome 5, bFalBia1.pri, whole genome shotgun sequence, a single genomic region encodes these proteins:
- the RERGL gene encoding ras-related and estrogen-regulated growth inhibitor-like protein, with product MTEVKLAVLGGSGAGKSALAVRFLTRRFIGEYASSAECIYTKHLCLDGRQIHLEIYDPCSQPQRGKLSLTDELHWADGFIIVYDISDRASFAFAKALLYRIRESHIGACKKMVESSVFLVGNKQDLCHMREVGWDEGQKLAIDNKCQFCELSAAEHYQEVVAMFMKVLRNITSNFKVKEKRRPSGSKSMAKLINNVFGKRRKSV from the exons ATGACCGAGGTGAAGCTGGCCGTGCTGGGCGGTAGCGGAGCCGGCAAGTCGG CGCTGGCCGTGCGGTTCCTGACCAGGCGGTTCATCGGAGAGTACGCGTCCAGCGCCG AATGCATCTACACTAAACACTTATGCCTGGATGGGAGGCAGATACACTTGGAAATTTATGACCCTTGTTCACAG CCACAGCGGGGGAAGCTCTCCCTCACAGATGAACTTCACTGGGCTGATGGATTTATCATTGTTTACGACATCAGTGACAGAGCATCATTTGCATTTGCGAAAGCATTGTTGTACAGGATCCGAGAGTCTCACATAGGAGCTTGTAAAAA AATGGTTGAGTCATCAGTATTTTTGGTTGGTAACAAACAGGATTTATGCCATATGAGGGAAGTTGGCTGGGATGAAGGACAGAAGCTGGCAATAGATAACAAGTGCCAATTCTGTGAACTGTCTGCAGCAGAACATTATCAGGAAGTTGTGGCAATGTTCATGAAAGTCCTAAGGAATATCACCTCCAATTTCaaagtgaaggaaaagagaCGACCAAGTGGATCAAAGTCAATGGCCAAGTTAATCAACAATGTGtttggaaagagaaggaaatctGTGTAA